One Polynucleobacter necessarius genomic window, AATGAGCTATTCGAGCGCTTGGTTTTCAGAAGGAGAAAAGCAAACGCTTGCCCAAGCACAGCGAGCAAAGATCCAGTGAATTCTAGAATCTCTGCAAACTAAGCCGGGCGCCCATCTATTGGAAATTGGTTGTGGCTGGGGCGGGGTGATGGAAGAGTCACTGTTAAGCCAGCGATCAATAACTGGGCTCACCTTATCAACCGAACAAAAGAACAAAAAGCATATGCCGAGACTAGGCTAGCTAAGATTCTTTCCGCCTCAAATTCTGTGGGATCTTTTGAAGTACGACTACAAGATTACCGCGATTGCCAAGAACAGTTCGATGGCATTGCATCCGTTGAGATGTTTGAAACAGCGGGTGAAAAACACTGGCCTGAGTATTTTTAAACAATCGCCAAATGCCTCAAGGTTGGTGGTAAAGCGTGTATTCAAACATTGTGATTGCCGAAGATTTATTTAAGCGCTACCGCCACAACACCGACTTTATTCAACAATATGTATTTCCTGGAGGCATGTTACCGTCTCGGACTAGCTTTAAAGCAAGTGCTGAGAAGGCTGGATTGCAAATTGAGAATGAGTTTGCTTTTGGCCTAGACTAGGCTAAGACACTTTGTCTCTGGCGCGATAGCTTTAATCAAAAATTAGCCGAAGTGCGCCAATTGGGTTTTGATGAAGCCTTTATACGTCTCTGGAATTTCTATTTAATGTACTGCGCTGCCGGTTTTTCACAACAAAATATTGATGTGGTGCAATTCACCTTAAGCCATAAACCCAGTAAGCTCATTTCGAATGCGCTAACAGCATGAAACAGACTGGAATTCGTCACTTTTCTGGTAAGCGGGTATGGATTATTGGCGCCTCCAGCGGAATTGGTGAGGCATGTGCCAAAAAACTCATTGAGCAAGGCGCAAGAGTTGCGCTATCCCGTCGGCGAGTAGAGCGTTTAAATACGATTGCTGAAACTGCAAAAGCAAATCAGACCTTAGTTGTTCCAATTGATGTGACGAATAACGACCAATTACAGCAAGGCTATGAATCCATCTTCGATACTTGGGGTGCCATAGATTTATTGCTTTTTGTGTCTGGCATTTACACGCCCCAACGCGCAAACTACTTTGATTTCTCGGCGGCAGAACAAACGATTGACGCCAATCTTCTAGGGCCCATGAGGGCAGTAGCACTAGTGCTACCTGAAATGCTCAAAAGACATGAGGGGCATACTGCCATTGTTGGTAGTGTCGCAGGATACAGCGGTCTACCAAAGGCGCTAGCCTATGGTCCAAGTAAAGCCGCTACTATCAATTTTTGCGAAACGCTCTACTATGATTTGCTTCCTGAGGGCGTGAGCGTTCATATGATTTCCCCGGAATTCGTTGCTACCGAAGCAACCGCCCAAAATGACTTTGAAATGCCCGCACTGATTAGCACCGATGAGGCTGCCAAGGAAATTCTGAACGGAATTCAAAAAAAAGGGGGGGTTGATATCCACTTTCCCAAGCGATTCTCGGGATTTTTAAAATTCTTAAGAATTCTTCCCTATCCAATTTATTTCTGGATAGTGTGACGTTTCGTTAAGATTTAGATGAGCGCGTAAAGATACTGCGCTCAGTAAGCTTTACTACTTGTACTTGTCTTTGCGAATTTTCTCTTCTAAGCAGTCCATTAGCGCAATGGCTTTGGCTTTTGATCCTGCAATTGAAGGTGAAGTTACATACTTGCCCTGCATCACAATCGTAGGCACGCCATCGATACGATATGCTTCAGTTAATTGTTTGGCAGCCCTCGCTTTGGAGACTACGGCGAAAGAACGGTAGGTTGCTAAGAAACTATTGCGGTCAATTCCTTGTGAGGCAACCCGGTCAGCAATTTCATTCTCGGTGAGCAGGCGTTTGTTTTCTTTGTGCATGGCATACATCACCTTTTCATTCAAAGAATCGCCTTTACCCATAGCCTCTAAGGCATAAAAAAGCTGGCTATGAGGCAAAAAATCGTCTCGGAAAGCCACTGGCACTCTACGAAACGCAACGTCTTTTGGCTGGCGTTTTACCCAAGCACTAAGCTCTGGCTCAAAGTCATAACAATGTGGGCATCCATACCAAAAAAACTCAATTACCTCGACCTTGCCTTTTGTCTCAACAGGCTGTGGCACAGGTAAGACTCGGTAGTCAAAGCCTTCTTCAATTTTTTGCCCTTGGGCAATAGCAATACCACTCAAAAAAATAAAGGTGCCGGCGATCAATACCCGTTTGCTAAAAGAAACCATGATGTTTAACTTTATTTGCTGGCTTTGATGAGAGTTGGTTTAATACCCACGCTACTTAACTTATCGCGCGCAGGATTGCTTTCTTCAATACTGCTATAGGGTCCGGAACGCACTCGCCATAAAGTATTTCCATCGGCCGTTACTTCACTCAGTTGCGTCTGAATACCTTGAATGGCTAGGCTTGCTTTTTGTGCATCCGCATCGGCGCGCCTCGTAAATGCGCCTACTTGCAAGACATAAATGGCGTCGCCCTTAGGTACAGCTGTGGCCGTTGCATTATCGGAGGTCTTTTTGCCGTTAACCAAATCTCCTATCGGATCGGAAGTAGGGGCGCTAGGGCTTTTACCTTGCAAAGGCTTATTTAAATCTACCCGCTCAGTTGAAGATGTCGCCTCACCCTCAGCGGGAGCTGACGGTTTGATGGTGATCGGCAAATTTGGCGCGCGTACACCAGGCCTTTCTTGAGGGGTATTTTTGGAGAGATAAAAAGCAATTACAAAGGCGATGCCAAGACCCGCGCCCAATCCTAGAACAAAGCCTAAGATGGTTCCACCATACTGCGAGTGATTTGCAGGGATATTGTTGCTCTTGTTGATGAAGCCAGATTGTGGATTCGGCTTATTCATTATTTCCTCATCTTACCTATTCACTTCACACTATGCCACTACATCTTTGCTGGTGCTGATACACCCAATACCTTTAGGCCATTTTGCAGAACTTGACGGGTGGCTGATAGAAGAGCAAGCCGAGCCAGTTTTAATTTTTCATCATCAATCAACACTCGATCAGCGTTATAGAACGTATGAAAGTCACTAGCCAAGTCACGCAAATAAAATGCAAGCGCATGCGGAGCAAGCTCTGCTACTGCATCCGTTAACACTTCTGGATATTCCGCTAGGCGTTTCAATAAATGATCCGAAGCCTTACTTTGCAATAGCGACAAATCAGCATTAGTTAGGTCTGCTGATTTACCGCCCCACTGCTGCAAAATAGAACTGATACGTGCGTGAGCATATTGCACATAAAAGACTGGATTCTCATCGTTTTGCTGTAAAGCTAGATTAATGTCAAATACAAATTCGGTATCTGCTTTTCGAGAAATTAAGAAAAAACGAACCGCATCTCGACCACGTTGTAATGCCGATTCTCTCTCTTCCGCTGTCATTTCTGGGGTAACCCCGCCGGACCATTCGACCAAATCTCGAACCGTCACATAGGAGCCTGCACGCTTAGAGATTTTTACCTCTTCACCATGCCTCATCACTGTCACCATTTTATGCAGCACATAATCTGGATAGGTTTTAGGGATATTCCAACCACGCTTTTGTGCCACTCCTTGTAAGCCCGAGCGGACGCGGGCAATAATGCCGTGATGATCACTACCCTGGACATTGATCACTTTTGCAAATCCACGATTCCACTTGCTAGTGTGATATGCAACATCTGGTACAAAATAGGTAAAGCTTCCATCGGATTTACGCATGACGCGATCCTTATCGTCGCCATCATCGGTCGTCCTGAGCCAAAGCGCGCCTTCAGCCTCATACGTTTTACCAACACTTTGCAGGTCTTGCACAATCTGATTCACACTGCCGTCAGTGTACAAAGAAGACTCTAAGTAATAGCAATCAAATTTCACACCAAACGTTTTCAGATCAATATCCTGTTCATTACGAAGATACGCTACGGCAAATCGGCGAATAGCCTCAAGATCATCGCAATATTCCGGTGATGCTTTAAAAGCGACTGCGATCTCAGCAATGTATTCACCGTTATATGCTTGCTCAGGCCAATTTTCATCGCCAGGCTTTAGGCCCTTCAAACGCGCTTGTACAGAAAGTGCAAGATTTGCAATTTGCACTCCAGCATCGTTGTAATAAAACTCCCGATGTACCTTAATGCCCTGGGTAGCCAATAAGTTTGCTAGAGCATCCCCGAGAGCCGCCTGCCTTCCATGACCTACATGCAATGGGCCCGTTGGGTTTGCCGAGACAAACTCAATCATGGCGCTATCAACCGGACTATTGCCATGCTTCATTTCGCCGAAATGGGTGCCAGCAGCAAGAATCTCCTTAACTACAGCCGTTTTGGCCTGGTTACTGAGGCGAAAATTGATAAATCCTGGTCCAGCAATTTCACAAGAAGCAATCAGTTGGTTATAGCCGTCTTGGCTTTGCAAGCGCGCAACCAGGGCTTGCGCCAACTCACGTGGATTAAGCTTCCATGCCTTTGAAAGCTGAAGCGCGATATTACAGACTACATCGCCATGATCCACAGCTTTGGGGCGTTCCAGACGGGGCGCAGGCGGCTCACCTAAACCGCGTTCTTGAGCCAACCCCTGGAGGGCTCCACTTAACATTTCAATTAAACGATTTTTATTAGTTCGCAACATAGATGAGTGAGTTTATCAGGTGGTAAGCTAACGAAATGATCTATCAATTTCGCTCCAAGGCCGGTCCAGACGTCATTATGTTGGCTGATCTGACGCAACGAATTTTTGATATCTTTGGCCACCTATTAGAACCAAGGGGTATTCTCACCGAAGAACAGCTCCCAGCTCTCATTATCAAATTAGAGACTGCCATTCTTAAGGATATGGAGGATCGTACTAAAGCGAAAGCGGAGGTCGAAGCAGGGGTTGAAAAACCAAAGTTGGCAGATCGTCTGGGCCAAAGAGCATATCCGTTTTTAGAGCTGATGAAGCAGGCTAATTCTAAAAACGAGCCCGTTATATGGGGCGTCTAGTCCACCAAGCTGGCTAACTGGCGACGGATTTGATCCACGGTTTGTCCCCGTCGCTTGGCAAGGTCCTCAATCTGATCGACTGCAATTTTTCCAACATTGAAATATTTCGCATCAGGATGAGCCAAGTAAAAACCACTCACGCTAGAAGCTGGGTTCATAGCTAAAGACTCCGTTAAAGTCATCCCAATATTTTCAGATCCCATAACGCGCAATAAATCTTGCTTAACTTCGTGCGCAGGGCA contains:
- a CDS encoding SAM-dependent methyltransferase — protein: MWLGRGDGRVTVKPAINNWAHLINRTKEQKAYAETRLAKILSASNSVGSFEVRLQDYRDCQEQFDGIASVEMFETAGEKHWPEYF
- a CDS encoding SDR family NAD(P)-dependent oxidoreductase; translated protein: MKQTGIRHFSGKRVWIIGASSGIGEACAKKLIEQGARVALSRRRVERLNTIAETAKANQTLVVPIDVTNNDQLQQGYESIFDTWGAIDLLLFVSGIYTPQRANYFDFSAAEQTIDANLLGPMRAVALVLPEMLKRHEGHTAIVGSVAGYSGLPKALAYGPSKAATINFCETLYYDLLPEGVSVHMISPEFVATEATAQNDFEMPALISTDEAAKEILNGIQKKGGVDIHFPKRFSGFLKFLRILPYPIYFWIV
- a CDS encoding thiol:disulfide interchange protein DsbA/DsbL, whose amino-acid sequence is MVSFSKRVLIAGTFIFLSGIAIAQGQKIEEGFDYRVLPVPQPVETKGKVEVIEFFWYGCPHCYDFEPELSAWVKRQPKDVAFRRVPVAFRDDFLPHSQLFYALEAMGKGDSLNEKVMYAMHKENKRLLTENEIADRVASQGIDRNSFLATYRSFAVVSKARAAKQLTEAYRIDGVPTIVMQGKYVTSPSIAGSKAKAIALMDCLEEKIRKDKYK
- a CDS encoding SPOR domain-containing protein, with the protein product MNKPNPQSGFINKSNNIPANHSQYGGTILGFVLGLGAGLGIAFVIAFYLSKNTPQERPGVRAPNLPITIKPSAPAEGEATSSTERVDLNKPLQGKSPSAPTSDPIGDLVNGKKTSDNATATAVPKGDAIYVLQVGAFTRRADADAQKASLAIQGIQTQLSEVTADGNTLWRVRSGPYSSIEESNPARDKLSSVGIKPTLIKASK
- the argS gene encoding arginine--tRNA ligase; protein product: MLRTNKNRLIEMLSGALQGLAQERGLGEPPAPRLERPKAVDHGDVVCNIALQLSKAWKLNPRELAQALVARLQSQDGYNQLIASCEIAGPGFINFRLSNQAKTAVVKEILAAGTHFGEMKHGNSPVDSAMIEFVSANPTGPLHVGHGRQAALGDALANLLATQGIKVHREFYYNDAGVQIANLALSVQARLKGLKPGDENWPEQAYNGEYIAEIAVAFKASPEYCDDLEAIRRFAVAYLRNEQDIDLKTFGVKFDCYYLESSLYTDGSVNQIVQDLQSVGKTYEAEGALWLRTTDDGDDKDRVMRKSDGSFTYFVPDVAYHTSKWNRGFAKVINVQGSDHHGIIARVRSGLQGVAQKRGWNIPKTYPDYVLHKMVTVMRHGEEVKISKRAGSYVTVRDLVEWSGGVTPEMTAEERESALQRGRDAVRFFLISRKADTEFVFDINLALQQNDENPVFYVQYAHARISSILQQWGGKSADLTNADLSLLQSKASDHLLKRLAEYPEVLTDAVAELAPHALAFYLRDLASDFHTFYNADRVLIDDEKLKLARLALLSATRQVLQNGLKVLGVSAPAKM
- a CDS encoding DUF1840 domain-containing protein; protein product: MIYQFRSKAGPDVIMLADLTQRIFDIFGHLLEPRGILTEEQLPALIIKLETAILKDMEDRTKAKAEVEAGVEKPKLADRLGQRAYPFLELMKQANSKNEPVIWGV